A single region of the Acidobacteriota bacterium genome encodes:
- a CDS encoding NTP transferase domain-containing protein has protein sequence MTSKSVPLIVLGGSDRRPAYMPPGGRSKHPLAGIKGVEVKIGGRPLIEVLIDRIRQAGVFDPIYVAGPGHAYRSLSDGVAVDTDGGFGRNIQVGVETARRLHGDGPLAVTTCDIVPEPGELRMVVDDFWSHSPLDFFFPMIKAPRDPERLGASKWKPQYHVQPEGGSSPVPILPGHLAMFDSAALRWKFIYRLMDLGYRTRNRPILYRNAYMARRLLWIMLVQDFIHLLNLRLPTFTWDTLLSGTRAARRLKEKVIQQSELELALRRMFIKRRHRRRHPERKVRMPVVDAMSLARDIDTQEEAVAFGAVTA, from the coding sequence ATGACCTCCAAGTCCGTACCTCTGATCGTACTCGGGGGCAGCGACCGCCGCCCGGCCTACATGCCGCCCGGAGGCCGCTCCAAGCACCCGCTGGCAGGCATCAAGGGCGTCGAAGTGAAGATCGGCGGCAGGCCGCTCATCGAGGTCCTCATCGACCGCATCCGTCAGGCCGGCGTCTTCGATCCGATCTACGTCGCCGGGCCCGGTCACGCCTATCGTTCGCTTTCCGACGGCGTCGCGGTCGACACGGACGGCGGCTTCGGACGCAACATCCAGGTCGGCGTCGAAACCGCGCGGCGACTGCACGGCGACGGGCCACTGGCGGTGACCACCTGCGACATCGTCCCCGAACCGGGTGAACTGCGGATGGTGGTCGACGACTTCTGGAGTCACAGTCCGCTGGACTTCTTCTTCCCCATGATCAAGGCGCCGCGCGACCCCGAACGGCTCGGCGCCTCCAAGTGGAAGCCGCAGTATCACGTCCAACCGGAGGGGGGATCCTCACCAGTTCCCATCCTGCCGGGCCATCTGGCGATGTTCGACTCCGCGGCGCTCCGGTGGAAGTTCATCTACCGGTTGATGGACCTCGGCTACCGGACACGCAACCGGCCGATCCTCTATCGCAACGCCTACATGGCGCGACGCCTTCTCTGGATCATGCTCGTTCAGGACTTCATCCACCTACTCAATCTCCGGCTGCCGACGTTTACCTGGGACACCCTGCTATCGGGCACCCGGGCCGCCCGGCGCCTGAAGGAGAAAGTCATCCAGCAGTCCGAACTCGAGTTGGCGCTGCGCCGCATGTTCATCAAGCGGCGCCACCGCCGCAGGCACCCCGAGCGCAAGGTCCGCATGCCGGTCGTCGATGCGATGTCGCTGGCCCGCGACATCGACACCCAGGAAGAGGCAGTCGCCTTCGGAGCCGTCACTGCGTGA
- the rnd gene encoding ribonuclease D, whose protein sequence is MTRLPPPPPPEVVDRDDRLAELARSWLREPAVGLDTEFVRERTFFPRLGLIQVADSAGCYLVDTVAIRDRSGLAEVIRSRAVTKVFHSPSEDLEILHHVFGLAPERLFDCQVAATLCGLGGSLGYVHLVSRLFDVELAKGAQRSNWLRRPLSEEQVRYAGLDVAYLLPAYELLRSRLAELGREAWADEEFDRLLRAAEARLDPEWSFKRLGRPGMSRRQLAALRVVCEWRERRARRRDLPRGFVLRDETVLDLARRMPRSGQGLTSVKGLGPRQARRYGPALLDLVRGAAALPESDLPNRLERSGGRSASRLTERLRELVARVAGELDLPAETLVSRRTLEAWAARSLERGAWVWPGEIEGWRRFVLEPQVDGAGLLEYRSRKRSRRGRGRGSRAAAPRDRQGGSQ, encoded by the coding sequence ATGACGAGACTTCCACCGCCGCCGCCTCCAGAGGTGGTCGACCGTGACGATCGCCTGGCCGAGCTCGCTCGGAGCTGGCTGCGTGAACCCGCGGTGGGCCTGGACACCGAGTTCGTGCGCGAACGGACCTTCTTTCCGCGCCTGGGGTTGATCCAGGTCGCCGACTCCGCTGGCTGCTACCTGGTCGACACGGTTGCGATCCGCGACCGCTCCGGACTCGCGGAGGTGATCCGGTCCAGGGCGGTGACCAAGGTCTTTCACTCGCCGAGCGAGGATCTCGAGATCCTTCATCACGTCTTCGGTTTGGCTCCGGAGCGCCTGTTCGACTGCCAGGTCGCGGCCACTCTGTGCGGCCTGGGCGGTTCGCTGGGCTATGTGCATCTCGTCTCCCGGCTATTCGATGTCGAACTGGCGAAGGGAGCGCAGCGGTCCAACTGGTTGCGTCGGCCCCTGAGCGAGGAACAGGTCCGGTACGCCGGTCTCGATGTGGCCTATCTGCTACCCGCGTACGAACTACTGCGGTCGCGGCTAGCGGAACTGGGGCGCGAGGCCTGGGCCGACGAGGAGTTCGACCGCCTGCTGAGGGCGGCTGAAGCACGTCTCGATCCGGAGTGGTCGTTCAAACGGCTGGGGAGACCGGGCATGTCCCGTCGTCAGCTGGCCGCGCTGCGAGTGGTCTGCGAGTGGCGGGAACGTCGGGCACGGAGACGTGATCTCCCGCGGGGCTTCGTGCTCAGGGACGAAACGGTCCTCGATCTGGCGAGACGAATGCCCCGGAGCGGTCAGGGCCTGACCTCGGTGAAGGGACTCGGCCCGAGACAGGCCCGCCGCTACGGTCCGGCTCTCCTGGACCTCGTGCGCGGCGCCGCGGCATTGCCGGAGAGCGACCTTCCCAACCGGTTGGAGCGTTCGGGAGGGCGATCGGCCAGCCGCCTCACGGAGCGGTTGCGCGAGCTGGTTGCGCGCGTTGCGGGCGAGCTCGATCTTCCTGCCGAAACGCTGGTGTCCCGGCGGACACTGGAAGCCTGGGCGGCCCGAAGTCTGGAGCGGGGCGCCTGGGTCTGGCCCGGCGAGATCGAGGGCTGGCGCCGGTTCGTGCTGGAGCCGCAGGTCGATGGTGCGGGCTTGCTGGAATACCGCAGCCGGAAACGGAGCCGGCGCGGCCGCGGCAGAGGGTCTCGCGCAGCCGCTCCGCGCGACCGCCAGGGGGGCAGTCAATGA
- the epmA gene encoding EF-P lysine aminoacylase EpmA produces MTGNGADWRPTATPEALRRRASMLAELRAFFAERDVLEVETPLLCTETTLDLHLDSLGCQVEAPGFPSRRMYLQTSPELAMKRLLAAGSGSIYQVCKAFRGGERGRWHNTEFTILEWYRVGWDHIRLMREVVALIETLLAGSHPLEEAVYASYTELMKRHTGLDPHDTPNVDLRRAVERSSSARDAGDLDRDDLLSRLFVETVEPTFPPDRVTIVFDYPASQAAMARIGTSDPRTAERFEAYVGPIELANGYGELTDAREQRRRLEHDLIKRRESGRPEPPMPSRFLAALGSGLPRCAGVALGFDRLLGLDLGARRIDDLIAFPVERA; encoded by the coding sequence GTGACCGGCAACGGCGCCGACTGGCGCCCCACCGCAACGCCCGAGGCACTGCGCCGGCGGGCGTCGATGCTGGCCGAACTGCGCGCCTTCTTTGCCGAGCGGGACGTCCTCGAGGTCGAGACGCCGCTTCTTTGCACCGAGACCACGCTCGACCTGCATCTGGACAGCCTGGGCTGTCAGGTCGAGGCGCCTGGTTTCCCGAGCCGTCGGATGTACCTCCAGACCTCGCCCGAGCTGGCGATGAAACGGCTTCTGGCCGCGGGTTCCGGATCGATCTACCAGGTCTGCAAGGCGTTCCGGGGCGGTGAGCGAGGCCGCTGGCACAACACCGAGTTCACGATCCTGGAGTGGTATCGCGTCGGCTGGGACCACATTCGGCTGATGCGCGAAGTGGTCGCCCTGATCGAGACCCTTCTCGCCGGCTCCCACCCTCTGGAAGAGGCGGTCTACGCCAGTTACACCGAACTGATGAAACGTCACACGGGTCTCGATCCGCACGACACGCCGAACGTGGACCTCCGCCGCGCCGTGGAGCGCAGTTCCTCGGCCCGGGACGCCGGTGATCTCGACCGCGACGACCTTCTTTCACGCCTGTTCGTCGAGACGGTCGAGCCGACGTTCCCGCCCGACCGGGTCACCATCGTCTTCGACTACCCCGCTTCCCAGGCCGCGATGGCCCGGATCGGAACCAGCGATCCAAGGACGGCGGAGCGCTTCGAGGCCTATGTCGGTCCCATCGAACTCGCCAACGGCTACGGCGAACTCACCGACGCTCGCGAACAGCGGCGGCGGCTCGAACACGACCTGATCAAGCGGCGCGAATCGGGCCGCCCGGAGCCGCCGATGCCATCCCGCTTTCTCGCCGCGCTTGGGAGCGGCCTTCCCCGCTGCGCCGGCGTCGCCCTGGGCTTCGATCGCCTGCTCGGACTCGACCTGGGCGCGCGCCGAATCGACGATCTGATCGCCTTCCCGGTCGAGCGGGCCTGA
- the efp gene encoding elongation factor P — MASYNMNQVRTGLKVLEGGEPNVLISCDFIKPGKGQAFTRVKMRNLLSGRVNEKTLKPGDLLAGADVVDTSMQYLYSDGEHWFFMNPDTYDQVEADVQALAGAEQWIKEEDICNVTLWNGHPIQVKAPNFVIREVAETDPGLKGDTSSGGSKPARLETGATVKVPLFIQQGESIRVDTRTGEYVSRAKT; from the coding sequence ATGGCCAGCTACAACATGAACCAGGTCCGAACCGGACTCAAGGTGCTCGAGGGCGGTGAACCGAACGTGCTCATCTCCTGCGACTTCATCAAGCCCGGCAAGGGCCAGGCGTTCACCCGCGTCAAGATGCGCAACCTCCTGAGTGGAAGGGTCAACGAGAAGACGCTCAAGCCCGGCGATCTGCTCGCGGGCGCCGACGTCGTCGACACGTCGATGCAGTACCTCTACAGCGACGGCGAACACTGGTTCTTCATGAATCCCGACACCTACGACCAGGTCGAAGCGGACGTGCAGGCGCTCGCCGGCGCCGAGCAGTGGATCAAGGAAGAGGACATCTGCAACGTCACGCTCTGGAACGGTCATCCCATCCAGGTCAAGGCGCCGAACTTCGTCATCAGGGAGGTCGCCGAGACGGATCCGGGCCTCAAGGGCGACACGTCGAGCGGCGGCAGCAAGCCCGCCAGGCTCGAAACCGGCGCGACCGTCAAGGTCCCGCTCTTCATCCAACAGGGCGAGTCGATCCGGGTCGACACCCGCACCGGGGAGTACGTCTCCCGCGCCAAGACCTAG
- a CDS encoding DUF4097 family beta strand repeat-containing protein: MTIRPSSSVPDVPNRNAAPVSGRSFRVVGVGALWAAAFLAVPAFGEFDESYQFDANSLTVSSLIGKMEIGPATGSQFEVEVSVRGRDGTRENIRLDEDTRGSRARLAVEFPVEEERRYVYPEFSRRRANLWSRRPGSSESLLGEILRSMSGRRIRIERSGSGLEAWADVTIRVPEGRSLKVELGAGDIDVSDVAADLEIKTRAGMAEAASLDGDVKIGVGSGGLTVRDARGRLVMDTGSGGASLDRFEGSALSIDTGSGPVAVTEVAAEAIDIDTGSGGVTVDGLEAERFSIDTGSGSVRVESAGADSAVIDTGSGRVHLALERMGDGRFEIDTGSGGIVMLVPEDLSARFDIDIGSGGIDVDVPIAKTLHKSRGEMRFIAGDGDARVILDTGSGSVRVASVD; encoded by the coding sequence ATGACCATCCGACCCTCGAGTTCCGTACCCGATGTTCCGAACCGCAACGCCGCCCCCGTGTCTGGCAGGTCGTTTCGGGTCGTGGGCGTCGGCGCCCTGTGGGCGGCCGCGTTCCTGGCCGTCCCGGCTTTCGGCGAGTTCGACGAGAGTTACCAATTCGACGCGAACTCGCTCACCGTGTCCAGTCTGATCGGCAAGATGGAGATCGGGCCGGCAACAGGTAGCCAGTTCGAGGTCGAGGTGTCCGTCCGCGGCAGGGACGGTACGCGGGAGAACATCAGGCTCGACGAGGACACGCGCGGGTCGCGGGCACGGTTGGCTGTGGAGTTTCCAGTCGAGGAGGAGAGACGGTACGTCTACCCCGAGTTCAGCCGTCGCCGCGCCAACCTGTGGTCGCGCCGGCCGGGCAGTTCCGAGAGTCTGCTGGGCGAGATCCTCCGCTCCATGTCGGGCCGCCGCATCCGGATCGAGAGGTCGGGGAGCGGCCTGGAAGCATGGGCCGATGTGACGATTCGGGTTCCGGAGGGGCGGTCGCTCAAGGTCGAACTGGGAGCGGGCGACATCGATGTGTCGGATGTCGCCGCCGATCTGGAAATCAAGACCAGGGCCGGCATGGCCGAAGCCGCCAGTCTCGACGGCGACGTGAAGATCGGCGTCGGCAGCGGTGGACTGACGGTGCGGGACGCGCGCGGTCGGCTGGTCATGGACACCGGCAGCGGCGGCGCAAGTCTGGACCGCTTCGAGGGTTCGGCGCTCTCGATCGACACCGGCAGCGGCCCGGTAGCGGTCACCGAGGTTGCCGCCGAGGCGATCGACATCGACACGGGTAGCGGCGGGGTCACGGTGGACGGCCTTGAAGCCGAGCGGTTCTCGATCGACACCGGCAGTGGCAGCGTACGGGTCGAGTCCGCGGGCGCCGACTCCGCAGTGATCGATACTGGCAGCGGCAGGGTGCACCTGGCCCTCGAGCGGATGGGCGACGGCAGGTTCGAGATCGATACCGGCTCGGGCGGCATCGTCATGCTGGTTCCGGAGGATCTGTCGGCCCGCTTCGACATTGACATCGGCAGTGGCGGCATCGATGTCGATGTGCCGATCGCGAAGACGCTGCACAAGTCGCGGGGCGAGATGCGCTTCATTGCCGGCGACGGCGATGCGCGCGTGATCCTCGACACGGGTTCCGGCAGCGTCCGCGTGGCGAGCGTGGATTAG
- a CDS encoding EVE domain-containing protein has protein sequence MSSDERQYWLMKSEPGEYSIDDLARDGSTYWDGVRNYQARNLMRDRMRIGDGVLYYHSNAKPTAVVGLARVCSESYPDPTQFDPDDPHYDPKSDPENPRWYLVDIEFRLKFAEPVTLAELRQRPDLEGMALLRRGQRLSVQPVTAREWGIVCAMADVSAD, from the coding sequence ATGTCCAGCGACGAACGCCAGTACTGGCTGATGAAGAGCGAACCAGGCGAGTACTCCATCGACGACCTGGCCCGCGACGGGTCGACCTACTGGGACGGCGTGCGCAACTATCAGGCCCGCAACCTGATGCGCGACCGGATGCGGATCGGCGACGGCGTTCTCTACTACCACTCGAACGCGAAGCCGACCGCCGTCGTCGGCCTCGCCCGGGTGTGCAGCGAGTCCTACCCGGATCCCACCCAGTTCGACCCGGACGACCCTCACTACGACCCGAAGTCGGACCCGGAGAATCCTCGCTGGTACCTCGTCGACATCGAGTTCAGGCTCAAGTTCGCCGAGCCGGTGACGCTGGCCGAACTGCGGCAACGGCCCGACCTCGAGGGGATGGCGCTACTCCGGCGCGGGCAGCGGCTCTCCGTTCAGCCGGTCACGGCCCGGGAATGGGGGATCGTCTGCGCGATGGCGGACGTCTCGGCGGACTAA
- the rocF gene encoding arginase: protein MSSLASAAQTTIRIVGAPLDLGQSRRGVDLGPTALRYAGLKSALTGLGYRVEDRGNIETVERDTLANGPGLDFLEPVVDACERIYEATSQAVIDGSVPLVLGGDHSIAVGTVGGVSHRHRTGVFWIDAHGDFNTPETSPTGNLHGMPLAALCGHGVPELVNVGRPGAKLRIEDVVLFGVRDLDPGEQALIQQTGITAYTMRQIDERGLAPLATEALERLDHVDLLHVSLDMDSIDPREAPGVGTQVPGGLSYREGHLLMELIAEHGGIGSVDVVEVNPILDTRNQTAKLALGLLSSLFGRSIL from the coding sequence ATGTCGAGCCTGGCCTCCGCCGCCCAGACGACGATCCGCATCGTCGGTGCGCCCCTCGATCTGGGTCAGTCGCGCCGCGGAGTCGACCTGGGGCCGACCGCCCTGCGGTACGCGGGCCTCAAGTCGGCCCTGACCGGACTCGGCTACCGGGTCGAGGACCGCGGCAACATCGAGACCGTGGAACGCGACACGCTGGCGAACGGGCCGGGGCTCGACTTCCTCGAGCCGGTCGTCGACGCCTGTGAACGCATCTACGAGGCGACCAGCCAGGCAGTGATCGACGGCTCCGTGCCGCTCGTCCTGGGCGGCGACCACTCGATCGCCGTCGGCACGGTCGGCGGCGTCTCCCACCGGCACCGCACGGGCGTCTTCTGGATCGACGCCCACGGCGACTTCAACACGCCCGAGACGTCGCCCACCGGCAACCTGCACGGCATGCCCCTGGCCGCGCTCTGCGGTCACGGCGTGCCGGAACTCGTCAACGTGGGGCGGCCCGGGGCCAAGCTGCGAATCGAGGATGTCGTCCTCTTCGGCGTGCGCGACCTGGACCCGGGCGAGCAGGCGCTGATCCAGCAGACTGGGATCACCGCCTACACGATGCGCCAGATCGACGAACGCGGCCTGGCCCCACTGGCCACGGAAGCCCTGGAGCGACTCGACCACGTCGACCTTCTCCATGTGAGCCTGGACATGGACTCGATCGATCCCAGGGAAGCACCGGGCGTCGGCACGCAGGTTCCCGGCGGCCTGAGCTACCGCGAGGGCCACCTGCTGATGGAACTGATCGCCGAGCACGGAGGCATCGGTTCCGTCGACGTGGTCGAGGTCAACCCGATTCTCGACACCCGCAACCAGACCGCGAAGCTGGCCCTCGGCCTGCTGAGCTCCCTCTTCGGCCGCAGCATCCTGTAG
- the lepA gene encoding translation elongation factor 4: protein MSVRNFCIIAHIDHGKSTLADRLIQHCGAVEERNFRDQILDSMDIERERGITIKSNTVTLRHQDAEGRLCRLNLIDTPGHVDFSHEVRRSLMSCEGALLLIDASQGVEAQTVANLYLALEYDLTIIPVINKIDLPSADVDRVREEIDSDLGLDPFEAVLCSAKTGEGVEDVLDAIVARLPPPDGDAAAPLRALVFDAQYDPYRGVVMVVRVREGTLRPKQKIRLMHTGSEHDVEELGTLLLKRRKSDELIAGAVGYVIAGIRNISEIDIGDTITTAQGGAAEPIPGYREAKPVVFSSIYPVSSNDYEDLTRALEKLALNDASLTFEKDSSSALGFGFRCGFLGLLHLDVVQERLEREYGLSLVLSAPSVRYRVEMSDGSMRRIDNPAAYPDPSEIAAVSEPYIKASIMLPERYLGAVMELCLERRGGKTNIHYLAVGRIELTCELPLAEVLFDFYDKLKTVTQGYGSFDYELIGSRETDLVKVDILVNGERVDALSQLVHRDEARRRALRYCERLKDTIPRQQFKIAIQGAIGGQIIARTTIGAFRKDVTAKCYGGDITRKRKLLEKQREGKKRMKRVGSVDIPQEAFVSVLRSDG from the coding sequence ATGTCCGTCCGGAACTTCTGCATCATCGCCCACATCGACCACGGCAAGTCGACGCTCGCCGACCGGTTGATCCAGCACTGCGGCGCCGTGGAGGAGCGCAACTTCCGCGACCAGATCCTCGACTCGATGGACATCGAGCGGGAGCGGGGAATCACGATCAAGAGCAACACGGTGACCCTCCGGCACCAGGACGCGGAAGGCCGGCTGTGTCGCCTCAACCTGATCGACACGCCCGGCCACGTCGACTTCTCGCACGAAGTTCGCCGATCGCTGATGTCGTGCGAAGGAGCGTTGCTCCTGATCGACGCGTCGCAGGGCGTGGAGGCGCAGACCGTCGCCAACCTCTACCTGGCACTGGAGTACGACCTGACGATCATCCCGGTGATCAACAAGATCGATCTGCCGTCGGCCGACGTGGACCGGGTGCGAGAGGAAATCGACAGCGACCTGGGCCTCGACCCGTTCGAGGCGGTGCTCTGCTCGGCCAAGACAGGTGAAGGGGTGGAGGACGTCCTCGACGCGATCGTGGCCCGGCTGCCGCCGCCGGACGGCGACGCGGCCGCGCCGCTCAGGGCGTTGGTCTTCGATGCCCAGTACGACCCCTACCGAGGCGTCGTCATGGTGGTCCGGGTGCGCGAGGGCACCCTTCGGCCCAAGCAGAAGATCCGGCTGATGCACACCGGCAGCGAGCACGACGTGGAGGAGCTGGGAACCCTCCTGCTCAAGCGCCGCAAGAGCGACGAACTGATCGCGGGTGCCGTGGGCTACGTGATCGCCGGGATCCGCAACATCTCGGAGATCGACATCGGCGACACGATCACGACCGCCCAGGGCGGCGCCGCCGAACCGATTCCCGGCTACCGGGAAGCAAAACCGGTCGTGTTCTCGTCGATCTACCCGGTGTCGAGCAACGACTACGAGGATCTGACCCGGGCACTGGAGAAGCTCGCCCTGAACGACGCCTCGCTGACCTTCGAGAAGGACTCATCCTCGGCGCTCGGCTTCGGTTTCCGTTGCGGATTCCTCGGCCTGCTGCACCTGGACGTCGTCCAGGAGAGGCTGGAACGGGAGTACGGGCTTTCGCTCGTTCTGTCCGCGCCGTCGGTGCGGTACCGGGTGGAGATGTCGGACGGCTCCATGCGGCGGATCGACAACCCGGCCGCCTACCCGGACCCCTCCGAGATCGCCGCCGTCTCGGAGCCCTACATCAAGGCCTCGATCATGCTGCCGGAGCGTTACCTCGGGGCGGTCATGGAACTCTGCCTCGAGCGCCGCGGCGGGAAGACGAACATCCACTACCTGGCGGTGGGACGGATCGAGCTGACCTGCGAGCTGCCGCTCGCCGAAGTGCTCTTCGACTTCTACGACAAGCTGAAGACCGTGACCCAGGGCTACGGGTCGTTCGACTACGAGCTGATCGGTTCACGAGAGACGGACCTGGTCAAGGTCGACATCCTGGTCAACGGCGAGCGGGTGGACGCCCTGTCCCAGCTCGTGCACCGGGACGAGGCGCGGCGGCGGGCACTCCGCTACTGCGAGCGCCTCAAGGACACGATCCCGCGCCAGCAGTTCAAGATCGCGATCCAGGGCGCGATCGGCGGCCAGATCATCGCCCGCACGACGATCGGCGCTTTCCGCAAGGACGTCACCGCCAAGTGCTACGGCGGCGACATCACCCGCAAGCGCAAGCTCCTCGAGAAGCAGCGCGAAGGCAAGAAGCGGATGAAGCGCGTCGGCTCTGTCGACATCCCGCAGGAGGCGTTCGTGTCCGTGCTGCGCAGCGACGGCTAG
- a CDS encoding DUF3604 domain-containing protein: MKKLTMLAAATAFSALLIAGCAPSDDSADAGEVAEGTAEGPNPTKNAYFGDLHVHTRYSFDAFIFGTTTDPNDAYEFAKGGTIKHPAGFDMKLDRPLDFQGVTDHGMYLGMLPAMTEDGSAAYGHPVAADLRVAEDADERRGIFVGMRPYLNARKGEDEHLDMDVVRNAWSRIIEAAEAHNDPGNFTAFIAYEYTSSGYERDNLHRNVVFRGSEAPEAPFSRIDSQNPEDLWAAMDEWRDQGIDALAIPHNPNGSGGRMFEMEKFYGDPLDEDYVDVRMRNEPIVEMTQVKGTSDTHPALSPNDEWADFEIMPYKIATTIISDPPGSYVRDALIRGLRLADGGLTNPYKFGLIGASDTHVSGGAFQEDNYWSKVGILDATATLRGSVPGEGANQSMGDDPTQESDAALRTDDGSGRSFRDTYYYTWGASGLAGVWAEENTREALFDAMRNKETFATSGPRMKIRFFAGAFEDGDLDDAEFLTRAYAEGVPMGGDLLAGDVGAAPTFAVMAMRDALAAPLDRLQVIKGWSSDGQGAEMVYDVACSDGAEVDPATHRCPDNGATVDLATCQISDDAGADDLSAVWTDPDFDASKRAFYYVRVLENPTCRWSTWDALREGVEPRQDVSPTIQERAWSSPIWYTPE; this comes from the coding sequence ATGAAGAAGCTGACGATGCTCGCGGCGGCGACCGCGTTCTCCGCCTTGCTGATCGCCGGTTGCGCGCCGAGCGACGACTCTGCCGACGCCGGGGAAGTGGCCGAGGGCACGGCCGAAGGCCCGAACCCGACGAAGAACGCGTACTTCGGCGACCTCCACGTCCACACCAGATACTCGTTCGACGCCTTCATCTTCGGCACGACGACGGATCCGAACGACGCCTACGAGTTCGCCAAGGGCGGGACGATCAAGCACCCCGCCGGCTTCGACATGAAGCTCGACCGGCCGCTCGACTTCCAGGGCGTGACCGACCACGGCATGTACCTCGGGATGCTGCCGGCGATGACCGAGGACGGCTCGGCAGCGTACGGACATCCGGTCGCGGCCGACCTCCGCGTGGCCGAGGACGCCGACGAACGGCGCGGCATCTTCGTCGGCATGCGCCCCTACCTGAACGCCCGGAAGGGCGAGGACGAGCACCTCGACATGGATGTCGTTCGAAACGCCTGGTCCAGGATCATCGAGGCGGCCGAGGCACACAACGATCCGGGGAACTTCACGGCCTTCATCGCCTACGAGTACACGTCGTCCGGCTACGAGCGGGACAACCTGCACCGCAACGTGGTCTTCCGCGGCTCCGAAGCCCCGGAAGCGCCGTTCAGCCGGATCGACTCGCAGAACCCCGAGGATCTCTGGGCCGCGATGGACGAGTGGCGAGACCAGGGCATCGACGCGCTCGCCATCCCCCACAACCCGAACGGCTCCGGCGGCCGGATGTTCGAGATGGAGAAGTTCTACGGCGACCCGCTCGACGAGGACTACGTCGACGTCCGGATGCGCAACGAGCCGATCGTCGAGATGACCCAGGTCAAGGGCACGTCAGACACCCATCCGGCGCTGTCGCCCAACGACGAGTGGGCCGACTTCGAGATCATGCCGTACAAGATCGCGACGACGATCATCAGCGACCCGCCCGGCAGCTACGTCCGCGACGCCCTGATTCGCGGTCTCCGGCTCGCCGACGGCGGCCTGACCAATCCGTACAAGTTCGGCCTGATCGGCGCCAGCGACACGCACGTCTCGGGCGGCGCGTTCCAGGAAGACAACTACTGGTCCAAGGTCGGGATTCTGGACGCGACGGCGACACTCCGCGGATCGGTGCCCGGTGAGGGCGCCAACCAGAGCATGGGCGATGACCCGACGCAGGAGTCGGATGCCGCGCTGCGCACCGACGACGGCTCGGGCCGGTCCTTTCGCGACACCTACTACTACACCTGGGGCGCCTCCGGCCTAGCCGGCGTCTGGGCCGAGGAGAACACCCGCGAGGCGCTCTTCGACGCGATGCGCAACAAGGAGACCTTCGCGACGTCCGGACCGCGCATGAAGATCCGCTTCTTCGCCGGCGCCTTCGAAGACGGCGACCTCGACGATGCCGAGTTCCTGACCAGGGCCTATGCGGAAGGCGTGCCGATGGGAGGCGACCTGCTGGCCGGCGATGTCGGCGCGGCGCCGACCTTCGCGGTCATGGCGATGCGCGACGCGTTGGCCGCGCCGCTCGACCGGCTGCAGGTGATCAAGGGATGGTCGAGCGACGGGCAGGGCGCGGAGATGGTCTACGACGTGGCCTGCTCCGACGGCGCGGAGGTCGATCCGGCCACGCACCGTTGCCCCGACAACGGCGCCACGGTCGACCTCGCGACCTGCCAGATCAGCGACGACGCCGGCGCCGACGACCTCAGCGCCGTCTGGACGGATCCCGACTTCGACGCCTCGAAGCGCGCCTTCTACTACGTGCGCGTCCTCGAGAACCCGACCTGCCGCTGGTCGACCTGGGACGCCCTGCGCGAAGGCGTCGAGCCGCGTCAGGACGTGTCACCGACAATCCAGGAACGCGCCTGGTCCTCGCCGATCTGGTACACGCCGGAGTAG